The Flaviramulus sp. BrNp1-15 genome includes the window GTTGTTCGAATTGAGAAGTGTAACTAGCTTCTATAGTTTGATGCCCTGAATTGTGTGGTCTTGGAGCCACTTCGTTCACTAAAATATTATCGTCTTTAGTTTGAAACATTTCAACGGCTAATAAGCCTATATGATTAAATGCTTTTGAAACTTTTAAAGCAACATCTTCTGCTTTTTTAGCAACTTTTTCATCAATTCTAGCTGGACAAATAACATATTCTACTTGGTTAGCTTCTGGGTGGAATTCCATTTCTACAACAGGGTAGGTTTTAGTTTCACCAGATGCATTACGAGCAACTATTACCGCTAATTCGTTTTTAAAAGGCACCAAGTTTTCTGCAATACACTCAACATTAGGTAATCCATCTAAATCTTGAATTGTTTTTACAATTTTTACACCTGTACCATCATATCCAAATTGGGCACATTTCCAAACAAAAGGAAAACTTAAGCCACCATGGTTTATAGCTTCTTTTATTTCTGATGTATATGCAAAACGAGAAAAAGGAGCTGTTGGAATGTCTTTATCAACGTAAAACAGTTTTTGTTTAGCTTTATTTTGAATAACTTTTAGTGTTTTTGATGAAGGGTAGACTTTTATGCCTTCTTTTTCTAAATCTTCTAAAGCATCAATATTTACGTTTTCTATTTCAATAGTTAAAACATCAACTTGCTTCCCAAAATTGTATACATCATCATAATTCATTAGGTTTCCAAGATGAAATTCATTGCAAGCAATTTTACAAGGAGCATCATCATTTGCTTCTAAAACACAGGTGTAAATATCAAGTTTTCTGGTATTATAAAGTAGCATTTTACCAAGTTGACCACCACCTAGAATACCTAGTTTGAAATTTGAAGAGAAATAATTCATTTAATAACTTTTATATTAAATTGACTAAGGGTTACGCAAAAATACATTTAAATCTTAAATTAGTTCCCAAATCGTAAATCAAAAAATCGTTATTCGGTAATCTATTGATTATCTTTGCAACTTTAAAAATCTGTACTCGTGATAAAGCTACATGATAAATATTTTAAACCATTTATTTCTGCTAAAGAACTGGATGCGGTTATGCAACGTTTAGCACTTGAAATTGCTGAAGATGTTGGTGACGAAATTCCAGTTTTTGTAGGCATTTTAAATGGCTCATTTATGGTGGTTAGTGATTTTGTAAAAAAGTATCCTAAACCATGCGAAGTTACTTTTATTAAACTGGCATCTTATGAAGGTGTAAAATCGACAGAAGATATTCAACGTTTAATTGGTTTAACCCAAGATTTAACTGGGCGTACAGTAATTATTCTGGAAGACATTATTGATACAGGGAACACCTTGAATGAAGTACATAGAATTTTTAAAAACGAAAAGGTTAAATCCTTAAAAATAGCAACTCTTTTTTACAAACCAGAAGCTTATAAAAAAGACTTTAAATTACATTACGTAGGTATTGAGATTCCTAACAAATTCATAGTGGGTTACGGCTTAGACTACGATGGTTTAGGAAGAAATTTACCAGAAGTATATCAAATAAAAGAAACACAACACATGACAAACTTAGTACTATTTGGACCTCCAGGAGCAGGAAAAGGAACACAAGCAAACTTTTTAAAAGAAAAATATAAATTAGTACATATTTCTACTGGCGATGTTTTTAGATACAACATTAAAAATGAAACCGCTTTAGGGATGTTAGCTAAATCTTTTATGGATAAAGGCGAACTTGTTCCAGACCAAGTTACTATTGATATGTTAAATGCAGAGGTAGAAAAAAATGCTGATGCTAACGGATTTATTTTTGATGGCTTTCCACGTACTAATGCACAAGCTGATGCTTTAGATAAACTAATGGATAGCAAAGATTCACAAATAAATGCGATGATTGCTCTAGAAGTTGATGATGAAATTCTAGTACAACGTTTGCTTGAAAGAGGCAAAACTAGTGGGAGAGCAGATGATGCAGATGAGTCTATAATACGCAACAGAATTAAAGAGTACTACGAAAAAACGGCTATCTTAAAAGATTACTACTCTGCACAAGGTAAATATTTTGGAGTAGATGGTGTTGGAAGTATTAAAGATATTACTGTACGTTTAAGCGAAGTAATTGATAAACTGTAGTTGAGAAGCGTTTATTCGTTTAGTTGTTTAGATTTTCTAGACTTAACTAAACAACTCCACAAAAACAAATAAACATAGAAAATGACTGAAGGAAATTTTGTAGACTACGTAAAAATGTATGTAAGTTCTGGTAACGGAGGAAAAGGTTCTGCGCACTTACATCGTGAAAAATATATAGCCAAAGGTGGTCCAGATGGAGGTGATGGTGGTAGAGGAGGTCATGTTATAGTTCGAGGTAAATCTAACCTTTGGACACTTCTTCATTTAAAATTTAAAAAACACATTAGAGCAGGACATGGCGAGCATGGAAGTAGTGGTAGAAGTTTTGGGTCTGATGGCGAAGATGTTTATATAGATGTGCCTTTAGGAACCGTAATTCGTGACACCGAAACTAATAATATACTTTTTGAAATTACCGAAGAAGGTGAAGAAAAAATACTTGCATTGGGTGGTAAAGGCGGTTTAGGTAATTGGCACTTTAAAAGTTCTACTAATCAAACACCGCGTTATGCACAACCCGGTTTACCCATGGAAGAAAAGTATGTAACCATGGAGCTTAAAGTACTTGCAGATGTTGGTTTAGTTGGTTTTCCTAATGCTGGAAAATCTACATTGTTATCTGTTTTAACAGCAGCAAAACCAAAAATTGCTGACTATGAGTTTACTACTCTAAAACCTAATTTAGGAATTGTAAAGTATCGCGATTTCCAAACGTTTGTAATGGCAGATATACCTGGTATTATTGAAGGAGCTGCCGAAGGAAAAGGATTAGGTCATTACTTTTTGCGTCATATTGAACGTAACTCCATTCTATTATTTTTAATTCCTGCTGATGCAGAAGATATTAAAAAGCAATACGATATTTTGTTAGATGAACTACGTCGATATAACCCAGAAATGCTGGATAAAGAGCGTATAATTGCAATATCAAAATGCGATATGCTAGACGATGAGTTAAAAGCAGAACTTAAAGAAGAGTTAGATAATGAATTGCCGATTCCTTACTTATTTATTTCATCAGTTGCTCAACAGGGTATAACAGAGTTAAAAGATAAGCTCTGGAAAATGTTGAATGATTAAAAAATATTTTCAAGCTAAATACAGTTCAATAAGAATCCTAAACTATTGGAATAATTTTTGATTAACTTTATATAAAAATTAAAGTTATGCGATTTCTTAAAATTATCTTCTTAATGCTGTTAATAGTTTCTTGTGCTCCAATTTATGTAAACTATGATTATGAAAGGAGTACAGATTTTTCTAAATACAAAACCTATAACTATTATTCCAATATGGAAACGGGTTTAAGTGAATTAGACACTAAACGTTTATTAGATGCTTTGGATGCTAAATTAACAGCAAAAGGATTGAGTTTGTCAGATACGCCAGATTTTTTTATTGATATAAAAACTGTAGAATATCAAGGTTCACCAAGACAAACGGTGGGTGTTGGACTAGGTGGTAGTGGACGTAATGTTGGTGGAGGAGTTTCTATTGGATTGCCTATTGGTCAAAACAATGTAAACCGTCAAATCACTTTCGATTTTGTTGATGAAAACAAAAATCAACTCTTTTGGCAGGCAGTGAGCGAAAGCTCATTTAATCCTAATGCAACTCCCGAAAAAAGAGAAGAACGATTAAATGCAATTGCTGAAAAAGTACTCCTTAAATATCCGCCTAAATCTTAATTTTTCATCAATTAGCGTTAAGTCTGTGTTAATCGTTTTACAAGCTCAGTAAGCTTGTGTATATTAGTGGTAATTAAACAATCATCACTATGAAACGTATACTCTTTATTCTTATCCTAACTTTAATTAGTTTTAACATTAATGCTCAACTCGAAGTAAAAGCCCCAGAAGGTTATACTCACGATATTGGAAATATGATTTCTATGCTTGATAATTTAAAATCTCGTGTAGAAAGACTTGTGGTAAACCTTAATCAAGAAGAGACAGATTTTTTAATTGATGAAAATGCTAATAGAATAGGTGCTATAATTTACCATTTAGCTGCAACCGAAAAGTATTATCAAATTTATACTTTTGAGAATAGACAATTTAATGAAGCTGAAAAAGAAAAATGGATGATACCTTTAAGCTTAGGAGATGTTGGTAGAGAAGAACTTAAAGGTAAACCTATTAAGTATTACTTGGATATTTTTGATGAGGTTAGAGCAAAAACTAAAGAGCTTTTAAAAACAAAAGATGATGATTGGTTTTCCAAAAAAAATGAACAAATGACTAATCATTGGGCTTGGTTTCATGTTATGGAACATCAAGCAAATCATATGGGGCAATTGGCCTTTTTAACTAAACGATTACCATAAAATAAAAATATATTTTGAAATCATTAACAGAAAAAGTAGCCTTAATAACAGGAGGCTCAAAAGGAATAGGTTACGGAATTGCAGAAGCATTATTAGCAGAAGGCATTAATGTAGCTATTACAAGCAGGAGCGAAGCATCAGCAAATGAGGCAGCAAATTCATTAAACTCTAATGTTACTACTAGAGCAAAAGCTATTGGAATAGAAGCAGATGTTAGAGATTATAAAAGTCAACATAATGCTGTTAAAACGGTTTTAAATCACTTTAATCAATTAGATATTGTTATTGCAAATGCTGGTATTGGACATTTTGCAAGTATTGAAGATTTAACCATAGAGCAATGGCAAGAAACTATCGATACGAATTTAACCGGTGCTTTTTATTCCATAAAAGCAAGTGTAGATGCTTTAAAGAAAGCCAAAGGCTATTACATAACCATTTCCAGTTTGGCAGGCACCAATTTTTTTGCAAAAGGGTCTGCTTATAACGCAAGTAAGTTTGGTTTAACAGGGTTCACCCAATCTGTAATGCTCGATTTAAGACAAGCAGGTATTAAGGTTAGCACAATTATGCCAGGGTCTGTTGCAACATATTTTAATGGGCATATTCCAAATGATAATGATGTTTGGAAAATTCAAAGTGAGGATATTGGTGAGCTAGTGGTTGATTTGCTTAAAATGAATCCACGAACTTTACCAAGTAAAATTGAAGTCAGACCATCGATGCCACCGAGCAAATAATTAGTTTTTTACTAATCGTTTGCTTGCAATTAATACATTGTTTGTATAGAAATTCGTTAAATAAATACCTTGGCTTAAATTGCTAATATCTAATTCTTGAGTTTCGTAATTAGTAATTATTAATGAGGTAATTTTTTTACCGTCAATACTAACTAGTTCAACTTTTAAGTCGAAATTATTGTTGTTTTCAAACTTAAAATTAACAACATCAGTTGTTGGGTTAGGAAACATGGTTATACTTAAATTGTTGGTAATACTATTTATATCTTCTATACCCAAAGATGAATGATTTATAGTCCAAGTAACGGTATAAAGGTGTATAGTTTCGTGGTTGTCAACTTTTAAATTGTTGGTGTTATCGGTAACAATAGCCGTTAAATTATTTGAGCCTTCAACTAAATCGGTTTCAATAATAGAAATATCATCTACATCATTTGCAAAGTTAGAGGCGTTGAGTGTCCAGACACTTTCTAAGGTGTTTGGTATAGGTTTGATTAAAGTAAGTTGAAAATCAATTGGAAACGTCGGATTATCAACCGTGTTTGAAACTGGAGAATAAGAATCTACAGGAGAAATTAAATCGTGTATTTTTTCAATCATGCCTTCTTTACAGACTGAACAAAATGACACACCTAGATACCTCATTTTACAATTTTGATGTGGTCTGTTCCAAGTAGCAGAGGTTCCAGTAGTTCCGTAGGGAAAGATACCAATACTATTTATACCCATCCAGTTTTTCCATTTTACTGAAGTGGCATTGGTTTCTTGAGTCATGTTAATAGCTTCGGCATAATATGCATCCGGTACGATATATTCGTCTTTTAAATCGAATAAAGAATGCCCTAATTCGTGTATGGCTATTTCGTTAGCACTTAAACCAGTTGATGCCATTGGAAATTCACCACCACTTCCTCCATATTCATTTGAATTTACTAAAATTAAAGCTTGATCGTAATTGGGGAAATTATCAGCTAAGACTGAATATATCTTTGCTTGTGTATTGTTTACAGCGTTTTCATCTATTTCATAATAAAGTAATCTATGATAGCCAAAAGCATCAAAAGAGGCATTAAAATAAGTGTCAACAAAGCCTATTGGAGATGCAGGCTCACTAACATCTATAGCGTTTCCAGGGTGATCTGCTCCACTTTCATTTGAAGGGACTTTTATAATATGAACATTAAAATAATCAGAATATTCAGAAAAAGGTGATTGCGAAAACATGTCATTCACGAAATTTGTGGCATCCGTTTCAAACTTAGTAAATTCGGTACTTTGATACCCTTCGCTTAAAATAACAAGGTTTATTCTTTTATCATTATCACCAGAAGTTTTAATGGTTTCTACATCAAAAACTTGAGCGTAAATCTGGGTTACGTTAATTAATAGTAATATGTAAAAAAGCAAATACTTCATTAATTAACTTTTGTTTGTATTAATGGGTTTAGGTTGTTGTTTTCAGCATCAAAATTACTAATACTAATATATTTTGTTGCAGATAATAATTGTAGCCTTATAGTGAATTGTGTATTCTCTAAATCTATTTGTTTTCGTTGAAAGGATTTTGAATCATCAATATATTCAATATGTTTTTTTAAAGGATTTTTTACTACAAAATGCTGAAGAATATTCGATTTTTTATCTAATTGTGCACAAACTAAATCTCCTAAATCCCCATTTTTTTCTGTATTGATTTCTTTTAGTTTACCATCAGAAACTTTTTTACTTAAAAATTCAATATTTCTAGAATTGTTAGGTGTTTTTTTAATGCTGTAGTTTAAAAAAATGATCTTTGGTGTACTTTCAATGGAAGCTTCGGAAATGCTTGAATTTTTATTAACGCCGCATGACATCAATAATAACACGAAAGTTAATACAGTTATAAGAAAATTTAATTTTTTATGTTTAACACTGTTTTTCAAAACATTAACTGTTAGTAAAAATGGGGTTTTAAGGTTTGCAAAGTTAAGAATTAAAAAGCTACCATAATCTTAAAACTATTCTACATTAATTCTAACACCTTCGCTATGGCTACTAAATTCTGGAGCATACATGCTTTGAATGGTAGTAATACCATTACTCATATTACCTGCATTGTTAACTCGTAAATCGTATTCAAAAACGTAAACTCCTTTTGGTAAATAATCAAAAAAGAAATTTGTACTGGCGTCTTTTGTGCTTTCATAATAGCCTAAACCGTCTTGCCATTTGTATTGCGATAACACATTTACGGGTTCCAAACCAGAAGCTCTCATGTCTTTCATGTGTAGGAATTCCATATTTCTATCACTTCGCAATTCTATTCTAACTCTTACTAAATCGCCAACTTTTAACTTGGTTGAGTTAGTGATTTCACTGATTTCTTCACCTGTATCGGTATTGGTTTTTAAGAATAACTTCTTTTCAAGGTACAAGGACGTTTTTTTGAGATGCCCATTTTCATGAGCATAAATTTTATCTAAATCTTCAAAATACTGCCAGTATAAACTTCCCCATGCAATACCATCACCTTTTTTTGTGAGTTTTACTTCTGCCATTTCTGGTTTAATTTCTGAAGGATTCCATGAGGTTTTATAATAACCTGTTCCAGCTTCAACTTTTACATTTTCTAGTTTGCTTGGTTCAATTTGTTGTCCGCCTAAAAGTACATCAACCATATCTGTTACACTCAACCAATCACTTCCTTGTAGTAATAAAGCGTAAACAGCTTCAGTTGTAGCTTTTGTAGTTTTCCAACGATTTGTTTGTTTATTTTTTAATAACCAAATTTTTAGATTGTCGATAGTTTTGGTGTCATTTTCAATTTCAGAAAAAGCTTCGATTAATAATGCTTGGGTTTCAATTGGTGCTTGATACCAGAACCACGAATTAGTATTTTCTTTCCAATACATGCCTAGTTCTTCTGAAGTTATGCTTGTTTCTTTTAACGATTTCAAAATTTTTGAAGCAGTTTTAGAATCCTTATTTCTATGAGAAACTAAAGCCATTAAACCTTTTGCGTATAACGAACGACTTAACCAATATTTCTGAATTTGAGTCTGGTAATATGTAATAACATCTTGAACTTCTTTAGATTTTTCAATCTCTGGAAAGAAGCTTCGCATGTATAAATAATGCAATTGTGTGTAGCTTAAATGGTCTTTGTTTAAGTCTACTTTAGCATCATATTTTCTTATGTCTTTGTATTCTTTTATAAATTGAGAATCTAAATATTTGATAGCTTTTTCTATCATTTGAGACGTCTCGACTGCGCTCGACGTGACACCAAGTATAGAAAGATGTCCAAAACCAGTAATAATATGTTGAGTGATGTAACGATTTTCTCGTCCGCCATTAAACCAAGACCAAGCTCCTGATTCCATTTGGTTGTTCTCTAATTTTTTGAAAGCCGACTCTAGTTCATTATTCATTTTATTCAAATCGAATAATAAAGCTATACGTTTTTTCTGCTCGGTTTCACTTTGTGCATCACGTAACCAAGGTGTTTCTTGAATAAGAATGGATTTTAATTCTTCATTTTTTTCTAAGTTAGAAATGAGCACATCTTGAGACTTCCATTGATTAAAAACCTCTTGAATTCTTGGGTTAGAATTAGCAATATGACTCGCCAAAGCATTAGCATAGTAGCGACTAAATGTTTGCTCATTACACTCATAAGGGAATTCCATTAAATAAGGTAATGCTTGAACCGCATACCAAGCAGGATTACTGGTTATTTCCAGCGTTAATTTATGATGTTTAAGTGTTGTTGAGGTATTGGTTTTAAGCTTGTCCAGAGTAAATGTTCTGATTTCGTTACTTTTAATCCACATCGGTAAGGTTTCGGTAACTAACATACGGTTGCTTAAAACTGGTAATGCATTTTGTTCACCATCGCTAAAATCTTCTGATTTAGCAATAATTTTATACTGAACTGCATCTACATCTTCAGGAATGCTTAAATTCCAAGAGACTTGGGTGTTGTTTTTTGGTTCAACTAAGAAGGTTTCGACTGCGCTCAACCTGACAAGTTTGTTGGTGATTTCTTCTCCTGTAATAGCATCGGTTAAGATTAAGTACGCATTTCCCGATAATTGCTTTTCTGTTAGGTTTGCAATTTTTGTACTTATTGTAATGTTATCTCCATGGCGAAAAAAACGCGGTGTGTTTGGTATTACCATTAATTCTTTTTGGGTAACTGTTGTTAGTGTTTTGGTTGCACTTTCTAAAGTTTTTGTATGTGCTAATAACTGTAATTTCCATTGTGTTAAAGCTTCTGGTGTTGTAAAGCTAAAACTAACATTGCCTGTTGCATCTGTTTGTAACTGCGGAAAGAAAAATGAAGTTTCTTGGAGGTTTTTACGGATTTGAATGTTGTCGAAGTTTGGTTTTTCTTTATTTATAGTTTCAATAGTCTCTTCATCTAATGCCATTTCTTCTTCAGGAACATCATAAAGCATCAAATTCGCAGTCCCGTTTGTTGCTCTTTTTGAACTATATGTTATTTCACTCTTTTCCCTTTTAATTCCCATTGCAGAAACAACTACTTCATCAAGTTGGGAGCTATCTTCAACTAAAGAGAGACTTAAGGAGTTATTATTGTCCACTTTGTGTTCACTTGATGTATAACCTATGAAACTAAAAGATAGAACATCTCCTTTATCAGCTTCTATGGAAAAGTTTCCGTCAAAATCGGTAGTAGTTCCTCTAGTTGTTCCTTTAATAATTACATTAACTCCAGGTAAAGGATTTCCGTGTGAATCAAAAACAGTCCCTGAAACAAACCCTTTTTTTATTAAATCATCATATTTTGATTCAGTCTTTAATCTTAATGACTTTTTATAATTGTCATAACGCCATTTATTAAAATTGAAACTAAACCCAAACCAATTGAGTTGATCATAATGCTGTTGTGGATAATTTACACGAAATCTATCTTGATATATTCTAAAGCTTCGAGTGCCAAAACTACTATTTGCCCTACTGTAACTATTTGAATAATATGCAGGATGCTCTATAGGGTTAAAACTCCAGCTGTGTGGTATAAATTGGTCTAAAGATGCATCGTACATGCTTGCCAGTAATTCGGCGCTTACTTTTTCACCTTGTGGACCTTTTATTTTAAAACTCCATGTTTCATCGGTTCCTGGTTGTAATTTATCTCTAAAAGTTACAGTTTCAATTTCTAAATTGGTTTTAGGATAAGGTACATTAATAGACAATGTACCTGATTGAAAACTGTTAAAAGCCGCAAAACTATAGTTAACCACAAAACCTCCCAAGTCGTTTTTGGTAACTGGAATACTAATTGTTTTTTTGTTGTTATTGAGTTGTATAATGTCTTTACGGATTGCTTTTTTGTCTTTTTCAATAGATAATGTAATTGCTATATTTTGAGCTGCAGAAGCTAAAGTTATAACAGCATTATCACCAATATTGTAAGATGATTTATCGGTAGTAATGTTAAACAATTGCTTATCGGCAAGCGTTTTATCATTTTCACTAAAA containing:
- a CDS encoding M64 family metallopeptidase, whose translation is MKYLLFYILLLINVTQIYAQVFDVETIKTSGDNDKRINLVILSEGYQSTEFTKFETDATNFVNDMFSQSPFSEYSDYFNVHIIKVPSNESGADHPGNAIDVSEPASPIGFVDTYFNASFDAFGYHRLLYYEIDENAVNNTQAKIYSVLADNFPNYDQALILVNSNEYGGSGGEFPMASTGLSANEIAIHELGHSLFDLKDEYIVPDAYYAEAINMTQETNATSVKWKNWMGINSIGIFPYGTTGTSATWNRPHQNCKMRYLGVSFCSVCKEGMIEKIHDLISPVDSYSPVSNTVDNPTFPIDFQLTLIKPIPNTLESVWTLNASNFANDVDDISIIETDLVEGSNNLTAIVTDNTNNLKVDNHETIHLYTVTWTINHSSLGIEDINSITNNLSITMFPNPTTDVVNFKFENNNNFDLKVELVSIDGKKITSLIITNYETQELDISNLSQGIYLTNFYTNNVLIASKRLVKN
- a CDS encoding DinB family protein; this translates as MKRILFILILTLISFNINAQLEVKAPEGYTHDIGNMISMLDNLKSRVERLVVNLNQEETDFLIDENANRIGAIIYHLAATEKYYQIYTFENRQFNEAEKEKWMIPLSLGDVGREELKGKPIKYYLDIFDEVRAKTKELLKTKDDDWFSKKNEQMTNHWAWFHVMEHQANHMGQLAFLTKRLP
- a CDS encoding 5-(carboxyamino)imidazole ribonucleotide synthase → MNYFSSNFKLGILGGGQLGKMLLYNTRKLDIYTCVLEANDDAPCKIACNEFHLGNLMNYDDVYNFGKQVDVLTIEIENVNIDALEDLEKEGIKVYPSSKTLKVIQNKAKQKLFYVDKDIPTAPFSRFAYTSEIKEAINHGGLSFPFVWKCAQFGYDGTGVKIVKTIQDLDGLPNVECIAENLVPFKNELAVIVARNASGETKTYPVVEMEFHPEANQVEYVICPARIDEKVAKKAEDVALKVSKAFNHIGLLAVEMFQTKDDNILVNEVAPRPHNSGHQTIEASYTSQFEQHIRAILDLPLGRTDSKVGGVMVNLVGAEGYTGDVVYQNIENIMKMDGVTPHVYGKKQTRPFRKMGHVTIVNENLNEARRIAEDVKKTIKVISK
- a CDS encoding alpha-2-macroglobulin: MKQIFSILMIILFANFSNAQTTNYDDLWTKVEQLEIEGLPASALKIVEDIAQKATKDNNHPQLIKTMLFKSKFALVLQEDAQLNIINDFKKQIELSEFPTKNVLESILANLYWQYFNQNRWKFYNRTKTSEKVDPSTSSGQVEDFRTWDLQTLFNEINLHYQNSLLNGLMLQQEDLSDFDALLNLQKDSKIYRPTLFDFISHNALEFYKTNETHITKPAYKFELDNPDYLSDAKTFSTLKIESKDSTALQLHALKIYQNLIQFHLKDDKPFALADVNIERLKFVNQHATFNDKERLLLNALKTESEHLKTHEISGLYDFEIASVYYQQSNQYQPKTNEDFRWKAKEAVGICNAVIKTYSKSKGAEKCKVLKSQIEQQILQITTEDFLPIQKNARLLVRYKNLNALQFHTYKLLEKDYEKFNKIYRKEEQLAFIKKLKTSETWESNLKNEGDYQTHTTEVILPKLNNGRYLIVSHLDEENFAFATIQVTNLALVETETPEHKIFQIINRNNGNPIENAKVELSYYENNNKNSRKENFTTDAFGQIKIKKNKDRYRNITTKVTYGNDTAYFGDYYLSPYYQTEKEEDTNYKAFIFTDRSIYRPGQTVYFKAIAMKTNPDSYRGGKSEVLANEPVYATLYNTNDDEIAELEFTTNAFGSVAGEFILPNNGLNGQYYIEFDGDEEDLFTEHYFSVEEYKRPKFETKFTPVTETFKINDSVTVKGNALAYAGSNITDAKVVYRVHRKVQYPRWYFWYRPWFNSEPQEITHGATTTNDKGEFEITFKAIPDQSINKSSLPIFNYEITADVTDLNGETRSATTIVNVGYHALTANMSIDGILDKTKKDHKINITTENLNGEFVPAKGTIKMYKLKAPNYVLRPRPWAAPDYQDLSKEAFKELFPYDAYSDEHNPENWNKGELVLEKDFNTEKSKNLALGKVKKWQSGIYLITLESKDKFGQLVKDQIKTTLFSENDKTLADKQLFNITTDKSSYNIGDNAVITLASAAQNIAITLSIEKDKKAIRKDIIQLNNNKKTISIPVTKNDLGGFVVNYSFAAFNSFQSGTLSINVPYPKTNLEIETVTFRDKLQPGTDETWSFKIKGPQGEKVSAELLASMYDASLDQFIPHSWSFNPIEHPAYYSNSYSRANSSFGTRSFRIYQDRFRVNYPQQHYDQLNWFGFSFNFNKWRYDNYKKSLRLKTESKYDDLIKKGFVSGTVFDSHGNPLPGVNVIIKGTTRGTTTDFDGNFSIEADKGDVLSFSFIGYTSSEHKVDNNNSLSLSLVEDSSQLDEVVVSAMGIKREKSEITYSSKRATNGTANLMLYDVPEEEMALDEETIETINKEKPNFDNIQIRKNLQETSFFFPQLQTDATGNVSFSFTTPEALTQWKLQLLAHTKTLESATKTLTTVTQKELMVIPNTPRFFRHGDNITISTKIANLTEKQLSGNAYLILTDAITGEEITNKLVRLSAVETFLVEPKNNTQVSWNLSIPEDVDAVQYKIIAKSEDFSDGEQNALPVLSNRMLVTETLPMWIKSNEIRTFTLDKLKTNTSTTLKHHKLTLEITSNPAWYAVQALPYLMEFPYECNEQTFSRYYANALASHIANSNPRIQEVFNQWKSQDVLISNLEKNEELKSILIQETPWLRDAQSETEQKKRIALLFDLNKMNNELESAFKKLENNQMESGAWSWFNGGRENRYITQHIITGFGHLSILGVTSSAVETSQMIEKAIKYLDSQFIKEYKDIRKYDAKVDLNKDHLSYTQLHYLYMRSFFPEIEKSKEVQDVITYYQTQIQKYWLSRSLYAKGLMALVSHRNKDSKTASKILKSLKETSITSEELGMYWKENTNSWFWYQAPIETQALLIEAFSEIENDTKTIDNLKIWLLKNKQTNRWKTTKATTEAVYALLLQGSDWLSVTDMVDVLLGGQQIEPSKLENVKVEAGTGYYKTSWNPSEIKPEMAEVKLTKKGDGIAWGSLYWQYFEDLDKIYAHENGHLKKTSLYLEKKLFLKTNTDTGEEISEITNSTKLKVGDLVRVRIELRSDRNMEFLHMKDMRASGLEPVNVLSQYKWQDGLGYYESTKDASTNFFFDYLPKGVYVFEYDLRVNNAGNMSNGITTIQSMYAPEFSSHSEGVRINVE
- the obgE gene encoding GTPase ObgE; translation: MTEGNFVDYVKMYVSSGNGGKGSAHLHREKYIAKGGPDGGDGGRGGHVIVRGKSNLWTLLHLKFKKHIRAGHGEHGSSGRSFGSDGEDVYIDVPLGTVIRDTETNNILFEITEEGEEKILALGGKGGLGNWHFKSSTNQTPRYAQPGLPMEEKYVTMELKVLADVGLVGFPNAGKSTLLSVLTAAKPKIADYEFTTLKPNLGIVKYRDFQTFVMADIPGIIEGAAEGKGLGHYFLRHIERNSILLFLIPADAEDIKKQYDILLDELRRYNPEMLDKERIIAISKCDMLDDELKAELKEELDNELPIPYLFISSVAQQGITELKDKLWKMLND
- a CDS encoding DUF4136 domain-containing protein — protein: MRFLKIIFLMLLIVSCAPIYVNYDYERSTDFSKYKTYNYYSNMETGLSELDTKRLLDALDAKLTAKGLSLSDTPDFFIDIKTVEYQGSPRQTVGVGLGGSGRNVGGGVSIGLPIGQNNVNRQITFDFVDENKNQLFWQAVSESSFNPNATPEKREERLNAIAEKVLLKYPPKS
- a CDS encoding SDR family oxidoreductase: MKSLTEKVALITGGSKGIGYGIAEALLAEGINVAITSRSEASANEAANSLNSNVTTRAKAIGIEADVRDYKSQHNAVKTVLNHFNQLDIVIANAGIGHFASIEDLTIEQWQETIDTNLTGAFYSIKASVDALKKAKGYYITISSLAGTNFFAKGSAYNASKFGLTGFTQSVMLDLRQAGIKVSTIMPGSVATYFNGHIPNDNDVWKIQSEDIGELVVDLLKMNPRTLPSKIEVRPSMPPSK
- a CDS encoding adenylate kinase; amino-acid sequence: MIKLHDKYFKPFISAKELDAVMQRLALEIAEDVGDEIPVFVGILNGSFMVVSDFVKKYPKPCEVTFIKLASYEGVKSTEDIQRLIGLTQDLTGRTVIILEDIIDTGNTLNEVHRIFKNEKVKSLKIATLFYKPEAYKKDFKLHYVGIEIPNKFIVGYGLDYDGLGRNLPEVYQIKETQHMTNLVLFGPPGAGKGTQANFLKEKYKLVHISTGDVFRYNIKNETALGMLAKSFMDKGELVPDQVTIDMLNAEVEKNADANGFIFDGFPRTNAQADALDKLMDSKDSQINAMIALEVDDEILVQRLLERGKTSGRADDADESIIRNRIKEYYEKTAILKDYYSAQGKYFGVDGVGSIKDITVRLSEVIDKL